A stretch of Ectothiorhodospiraceae bacterium BW-2 DNA encodes these proteins:
- a CDS encoding DNA helicase: protein MPQVAIASDFLTAMMNLPKTQQKKVNQFVNKFRNNPTAAGIHYEKINNAANSLMRSVRIDNSYRGVVLKPEQGELFILLWVDHHDEAYAWARSHQCKIHPATGTIQLYATETILAEHEVTKPSDKPDELAQDATQPIFSDYSNQQLIAIGLPEELLSPIRTLRSLVDLEQLTNRLPSDAYEALYFLADGIPYEEVLDDYTSTQTHIDTDDYSAALEREGSKRRFVLVSDEELEKMLDAPLEKWRIFLHPSQRKLVERDWNGPVRVLGGAGTGKTVAAIHRAKWLVNHLPPSNQKVLFTTFTKNLASDIRDHLALICNHHELQRVEVSNIDAWVYSFLKRNSYSYQIVFPNDSNPARQQCWQLALDVQPAELDLTDRFYEEEWRLVIQAQKITTKQAYIKAKRTGRGTRLNRKERLLVWPVFEEYMLQLSHSNLREMPDAMQDCIQIIEQKSIKPIYSAVIVDEGQDMGKTAYQLLRRVVAEQPNDLFIVGDGHQRIYRNKVVLGQCGINIIGRSRKLRINYRTTEETKKLAVSVLEGVSVDDLDGGGDDNRGYVSLMHGEAPEVINFTNFTEELDAICERIEQLEAAGALLKDICVVARTKDLLNSYAKELEKAGFSTYEILANGSEDRNIKGVRIATMHRVKGLEFQHILIAGANIDKLPLKLTAATTDPVELREHELSERALLHVAMTRAIKSLTITSYGQMSEFINYSIR, encoded by the coding sequence ATGCCACAGGTTGCCATTGCATCTGATTTTTTGACCGCTATGATGAATTTACCTAAAACACAGCAGAAAAAGGTGAATCAATTTGTGAACAAATTTCGTAATAATCCCACTGCAGCGGGTATTCACTACGAAAAGATCAATAATGCAGCTAATTCATTGATGCGATCCGTACGGATCGATAACAGTTATCGTGGGGTAGTGCTCAAACCGGAGCAGGGCGAATTATTTATTTTGCTATGGGTTGATCATCACGATGAGGCTTACGCCTGGGCCAGAAGCCATCAGTGTAAAATTCATCCGGCAACCGGTACGATTCAACTCTATGCTACCGAAACGATACTAGCAGAGCATGAGGTCACTAAACCGTCCGATAAACCTGACGAGTTAGCTCAAGACGCCACGCAACCTATCTTCTCAGACTACTCAAATCAGCAGTTAATTGCTATCGGACTACCAGAGGAGCTGTTATCCCCCATTCGAACCTTACGCTCCTTGGTGGATCTGGAACAGTTAACCAATAGACTCCCATCTGATGCTTATGAAGCACTCTATTTTTTAGCCGATGGCATCCCCTATGAAGAGGTTCTGGACGACTATACCTCGACACAAACCCACATCGACACCGATGACTATAGCGCGGCACTTGAACGGGAAGGCTCAAAGCGTCGTTTTGTGTTGGTTTCAGATGAAGAGCTGGAAAAGATGCTCGATGCACCACTGGAGAAGTGGCGGATATTTTTGCATCCTTCGCAGCGAAAACTGGTAGAGAGGGACTGGAATGGTCCAGTTCGTGTATTAGGAGGCGCCGGCACCGGTAAAACGGTTGCCGCGATTCATCGAGCAAAATGGCTGGTAAACCATCTGCCCCCTTCAAACCAAAAAGTTCTGTTCACGACCTTCACCAAAAATCTTGCATCGGATATTAGAGATCACTTAGCGCTCATCTGTAACCACCATGAGTTACAACGAGTTGAAGTCTCTAATATTGATGCCTGGGTTTATAGTTTTTTAAAGAGAAATAGCTATAGCTATCAAATCGTGTTTCCGAATGATTCGAATCCGGCCAGACAGCAGTGCTGGCAATTGGCGTTAGATGTTCAACCTGCTGAACTTGATTTGACAGATCGCTTTTACGAAGAGGAGTGGCGTTTGGTGATTCAGGCGCAGAAAATCACCACAAAACAGGCGTATATTAAGGCAAAGCGTACCGGGCGAGGTACCCGTTTAAACCGTAAAGAGAGACTACTCGTCTGGCCGGTTTTCGAAGAGTACATGTTGCAGCTAAGTCACAGCAACCTAAGAGAGATGCCCGATGCGATGCAGGACTGTATTCAAATTATCGAGCAAAAATCGATTAAACCGATCTATTCAGCCGTTATTGTGGATGAGGGGCAGGATATGGGAAAAACGGCTTACCAACTGTTAAGACGAGTGGTTGCCGAGCAGCCAAATGATCTGTTTATTGTCGGTGACGGTCATCAACGCATCTATCGCAATAAGGTAGTGCTAGGGCAGTGCGGGATTAATATTATCGGGCGAAGCCGAAAGCTCAGGATTAACTACCGCACTACTGAAGAGACCAAAAAGCTGGCCGTTTCTGTACTTGAAGGGGTCTCGGTTGATGATCTGGATGGGGGAGGGGATGACAATAGAGGCTATGTCTCCCTGATGCATGGTGAAGCACCAGAGGTCATTAATTTTACTAATTTTACCGAAGAGTTAGATGCCATTTGTGAACGGATTGAACAGCTAGAAGCTGCCGGGGCTTTACTGAAGGATATTTGTGTTGTTGCCCGAACCAAAGATCTGCTGAACAGTTATGCTAAAGAGCTGGAAAAAGCGGGATTTTCCACTTATGAAATATTGGCCAATGGTTCGGAAGACAGAAACATTAAAGGCGTTAGGATAGCTACGATGCATCGGGTGAAGGGGCTGGAGTTTCAACATATCTTGATTGCAGGTGCCAACATCGACAAATTACCACTCAAGCTGACGGCTGCCACAACGGATCCGGTCGAACTAAGAGAGCATGAGTTATCTGAGCGGGCGCTACTCCATGTTGCGATGACGAGGGCAATCAAGAGTCTGACGATTACGAGTTATGGCCAGATGAGTGAGTTTATCAATTATTCAATTAGATAA
- a CDS encoding DUF4172 domain-containing protein, with protein MWIHEHTDWPGFRWDAASLAVKLAEVRHRQGRQLALSN; from the coding sequence ATGTGGATTCATGAGCATACAGATTGGCCAGGCTTCCGTTGGGATGCAGCCTCCCTAGCGGTAAAACTGGCCGAGGTACGCCACCGTCAGGGGCGACAATTAGCCTTATCTAATTGA